In Sphingobacterium sp. R2, the genomic stretch TACATATGGCGCACAGGGAACCAACGGTACTATTACCTATCAGGGCGAAGTAATCTGCCATACCATTGAGCTGCCCTACCGAAATAACATTCCACGGATCAGTTGCATCCCCATAGGCCAGTATAAACTCGAAAAGCGGCGCTACCCCAAGCATGGGGAACAGATTGGCATTCCAATCGTGCTCGGACGGGAGGCTATTCTGATTCATGCCGCCAACAATGCATGGAAAGAATTGCAGGGCTGCATCGCGCCGGTGACGACTTTAACCGGCGAGGGACGAGGGGATTACAGCGGTAAAGCTTTAGCAAAGCTTAAAGCCTTGGTGTATAGCCTTTGGGATATGGGGGATGAAGTGTATTTGAATATTCGGTAGC encodes the following:
- a CDS encoding DUF5675 family protein gives rise to the protein MLQRTYGAQGTNGTITYQGEVICHTIELPYRNNIPRISCIPIGQYKLEKRRYPKHGEQIGIPIVLGREAILIHAANNAWKELQGCIAPVTTLTGEGRGDYSGKALAKLKALVYSLWDMGDEVYLNIR